One genomic region from Marmota flaviventris isolate mMarFla1 chromosome 6, mMarFla1.hap1, whole genome shotgun sequence encodes:
- the LOC139706158 gene encoding olfactory receptor 5AR1-like — MEKVNRTLVTEFVFLRFSNSPHLQVLFFSLFLLIYLLSLVGNALIVLLVALDGRLHTPIYFFICNLSLVELWYTTVTVPKMLANFLSVQVVISVPSCITQYYFFFSLAATELFILTTMAFDRYAAICRPLHYALLFSPQTYVTLAGICWFVGFLCLMFSSFLLAQISFCTPNQINHFFCDADQIFRLSCTDTYVIQAVGYAFSIIIVLGALTFTMASYAQILATILAMASAAAQHKAFSTFTAHLSVVTIYFGTLIFIYVRPAVKYESNINKIVAIFYSVITPLLIPLIYTLRNKDVKESLKVLVSQIQRVCQASKQLRDEAT, encoded by the coding sequence ATGGAGAAAGTCAACCGCACATTGGTGACTGAATTTGTTTTCCTGAGATTTTCCAACTCCCCACATCTCCAGGtgctcttcttctccctcttcctcctgatCTACCTCTTGTCCTTAGTAGGCAATGCACTCATTGTGCTCCTTGTGGCCCTGGATGGGCGCCTCCACACTCCCATATACTTCTTCATCTGCAACCTCTCCTTAGTAGAACTCTGGTACACCACAGTCACTGTGCCCAAGATGCTAGCCAACTTTCTAAGTGTCCAAGTGGTCATCTCAGTTCCCAGCTGCATTACTCAGTATTACTTCTTCTTCTCCTTGGCTGCCACTGAGCTCTTCATCCTCACCACCATGGCCTTTGACCGCTATGCTGCCATTTGTCGCCCACTCCACTATGCACTGTTGTTCAGTCCCCAAACGTATGTGACCCTGGCTGGAATCTGCTGGTTTGTGGGATTCCTCTGTCTCAtgttctcctccttcctccttgcaCAAATCTCTTTTTGCACACCAAACCAGATCAACCACTTCTTCTGTGATGCAGATCAGATTTTCCGCCTTTCCTGCACAGACACATATGTCATTCAAGCAGTGGGCTATGCTTTTAGCATTATCATTGTCCTAGGAGCCCTGACCTTTACCATGGCTTCCTATGCCCAAATCCTGGCCACAATATTAGCTATGGCCTCAGCTGCAGCCCAACACAAAGCCTTCTCTACCTTCACAGCCCACCTCTCCGTAGTAACCATCTACTTTGGTACCCTCATCTTCATATATGTCCGCCCAGCAGTAAAATATGAGTCAAACATCAATAAGATTGTGGCTATTTTCTACTCAGTCATCACCCCACTTCTCATTCCTCTCATCTATACACTCCGTAACAAGGATGTCAAGGAATCTCTGAAGGTGTTGGTGTCCCAGATCCAAAGAGTCTGCCAGGCAAGCAAGCAGCTCCGTGATGAGGCCACGTAA